A DNA window from Streptomyces sp. B21-083 contains the following coding sequences:
- a CDS encoding ornithine cyclodeaminase family protein yields the protein MTDTSNGVGIGIGTDSSRGSTMASDDKTLRILSTSDVAGIDIALPDVVSVVEQAYRTLAEGRSDNPRKLTVKPEDGHSVAYAMLGRDGERGVVAVKTSYKYGLHEDRDKQHYYTTLTLYDDATGLPVAMMDCGRVGALRTPAVSALLARELAAPGSRSALVVGTGVQGRLALPFLLTTLPDLDRLMLFGTHPDGIRAVREQLHAHFPERELELVTDLRAAAEDADIVLATAGPNTPASVEAEWLKPSALSVLIGYGIAPSTLHTADRVIATSEAQMRVTGTDMADASGQLRGVDAEFPEVLAGRAQGRTDPGQRIFAYNSGLVVTDIALGHRFAQLALAQGLGTAVPLWT from the coding sequence ATGACCGACACCAGCAACGGCGTCGGCATCGGCATCGGCACAGACAGCTCGCGAGGGAGCACCATGGCGTCCGACGACAAGACCCTGCGCATCCTCAGCACCAGCGACGTGGCGGGCATCGACATCGCCCTGCCCGACGTCGTCTCGGTGGTCGAACAGGCCTACCGCACGCTGGCCGAGGGCCGCTCCGACAATCCGCGCAAGCTCACCGTCAAGCCCGAGGACGGCCACTCCGTGGCCTACGCGATGCTCGGCCGGGACGGGGAGCGCGGGGTCGTCGCGGTCAAGACCTCGTACAAGTACGGCCTCCACGAGGACCGCGACAAGCAGCACTACTACACGACGCTGACCCTCTACGACGACGCCACGGGCCTGCCGGTCGCGATGATGGACTGCGGGCGCGTCGGGGCCCTGCGTACCCCGGCCGTCTCCGCGCTCCTCGCCCGCGAACTCGCCGCCCCCGGCAGCCGAAGCGCCCTCGTCGTCGGCACCGGCGTACAGGGCCGGCTCGCCCTCCCCTTCCTGCTGACCACCCTGCCGGACCTGGACCGGCTGATGCTCTTCGGGACCCACCCGGACGGCATCCGGGCCGTACGTGAACAGCTGCACGCCCACTTCCCCGAGCGGGAGTTGGAGCTCGTGACGGATCTGCGCGCCGCAGCCGAGGATGCGGACATCGTCCTCGCGACCGCCGGCCCCAACACACCCGCGTCCGTCGAAGCCGAGTGGCTCAAGCCCTCGGCCCTGTCCGTGCTGATCGGGTACGGCATCGCGCCCTCCACCCTGCACACGGCTGACCGAGTCATCGCCACCAGCGAGGCCCAGATGCGGGTCACCGGCACCGACATGGCGGACGCGAGCGGGCAACTGCGCGGTGTGGACGCCGAGTTCCCCGAGGTGCTGGCAGGCCGCGCGCAGGGCCGTACGGATCCCGGGCAGCGGATCTTCGCGTACAACAGCGGACTGGTCGTCACCGACATCGCGCTCGGCCACCGGTTCGCGCAGCTCGCGCTCGCGCAGGGGCTCGGTACGGCGGTGCCGCTGTGGACGTGA
- a CDS encoding alanine racemase, with protein MTTSAPPSLPAHTTDEVRSLLADPLLQELHHGLGGPYHLLFPGRFDANAAGFRAAMAEAGVDGQVCFAKKANKAAVYVERAAALGLGVDVASHGELREALAHGVRGADVVITGPAKSEQLLRVAVLQGALVAVDALDELDRVMALSGEVGRTARVLLRRLPSTQPHSRFGLDDGETEEALRRCAGTDGSVDMEGFSFHLSGYDVRQRADLAGELVRLCRGARELGLRADRISVGGGFAVDYVGADDWQRFSEEQGPEHYHAGKAFSGFYPYHSPVAGADALRAVLAATPAGEHDSLAGLLRSSGVRLLVEPGRALLDQAGCTVFAVQGVKERQGYAILTADGSSLSLSEQWFDSEYLPEPVLVPRTPYADRDGPYPACVGAATCLESDMLTWRKIPFPDRPTAGDLLVYLNTAGYQMDSNESPFHELPLPPKVVIEHPSDSARPRWRLDRHP; from the coding sequence GTGACGACGAGCGCCCCGCCGTCACTGCCCGCGCACACGACGGACGAGGTGCGGTCGCTGCTCGCCGATCCGCTGCTCCAGGAGCTGCACCACGGCCTCGGCGGCCCCTACCACCTGCTGTTCCCCGGCCGGTTCGACGCCAACGCCGCCGGGTTCCGTGCGGCGATGGCCGAGGCCGGGGTAGACGGACAGGTCTGCTTCGCCAAGAAGGCCAACAAGGCGGCCGTCTACGTCGAGCGGGCCGCCGCACTGGGCCTGGGCGTGGACGTGGCGAGCCACGGAGAGCTGCGCGAGGCGCTGGCGCACGGGGTGCGCGGCGCCGATGTGGTGATCACCGGACCGGCCAAGTCGGAACAACTGCTCCGGGTCGCGGTGCTCCAGGGTGCGCTGGTCGCCGTGGACGCCCTCGACGAACTCGACCGCGTGATGGCCCTCTCGGGTGAAGTCGGGCGTACGGCACGGGTGTTGCTGCGCCGGCTGCCCTCCACCCAGCCGCACAGCCGCTTCGGTCTGGACGACGGAGAGACCGAGGAGGCGCTGCGCCGCTGCGCGGGAACGGATGGCTCGGTCGACATGGAGGGCTTCAGCTTCCATCTGTCCGGCTACGACGTCCGACAACGCGCCGATCTGGCCGGTGAGTTGGTACGGCTGTGCCGAGGCGCCCGGGAGCTGGGCCTGCGCGCCGACCGGATCAGCGTCGGCGGTGGCTTCGCGGTCGACTACGTGGGTGCGGACGACTGGCAGCGGTTCTCCGAGGAACAAGGGCCCGAGCACTATCACGCGGGCAAGGCCTTCTCCGGGTTCTACCCCTACCACTCCCCCGTCGCCGGCGCCGACGCCCTGCGCGCCGTGCTGGCGGCCACGCCCGCAGGTGAACACGACTCCCTGGCAGGGCTGTTGAGGTCCTCGGGGGTACGGCTGCTCGTCGAGCCCGGACGGGCACTGCTCGACCAGGCCGGGTGCACGGTGTTCGCCGTCCAGGGCGTCAAGGAGCGCCAGGGCTACGCGATCCTCACCGCGGACGGCAGCAGCCTGAGCCTGTCCGAGCAGTGGTTCGACAGCGAGTACCTGCCGGAGCCGGTGCTCGTGCCACGCACGCCCTACGCCGACCGTGACGGCCCGTACCCGGCCTGTGTGGGCGCCGCCACCTGCCTGGAGTCGGACATGCTGACCTGGCGCAAGATCCCCTTCCCGGATCGGCCGACCGCCGGTGACCTGCTGGTGTACCTCAACACGGCGGGCTACCAGATGGACTCCAACGAGTCCCCGTTCCACGAACTGCCGCTGCCGCCCAAGGTGGTCATCGAGCACCCCTCCGACTCCGCCCGTCCCCGCTGGCGTCTTGACCGCCACCCGTAG
- a CDS encoding cysteine synthase family protein — MNPATNPPNHPLHRPAVVRQVSELIGATPLFELCRTESDARLLLKLEQFNPTGTAKIRMARQMVIDAEERGLLRPGGRIIESTSGNTGLGLAVVAAERGYTFTAVVDHHAAKDKLRAMKAMGTELVYVADEGDDDLATAAREELAERMAAESDNAYFTEQHNNLANGVGYHPVARELDAALDGRIDVLIGAVGTGGGLFGTAGELRRTVPGVRIVGVEPKGSIAFGPPAHDYHQSGTGTPEGATIGAMVDYSLLDEGAKVGDVEAFATARAVARRTGLMLGGSAGGVVYEALARMTASAPGTTMVALINDGGEKYLDTVFDDDWMSAHDLLSPDVEREVDELLAKLRRVTPETHG, encoded by the coding sequence ATGAACCCAGCCACGAACCCTCCGAACCACCCCCTGCACCGACCGGCCGTCGTCCGCCAGGTTTCCGAACTCATCGGCGCCACCCCGCTGTTCGAGTTGTGCCGCACCGAGAGCGACGCACGGCTGCTGCTGAAGCTGGAGCAGTTCAACCCGACCGGGACGGCGAAGATACGCATGGCCCGGCAGATGGTGATCGACGCCGAGGAGCGCGGGCTGCTGCGCCCCGGCGGCCGGATCATCGAGTCCACCTCCGGCAACACCGGGCTCGGTCTCGCGGTCGTCGCCGCCGAGCGCGGCTACACGTTCACCGCGGTCGTCGACCACCACGCCGCCAAGGACAAGCTGCGCGCCATGAAGGCCATGGGCACGGAACTCGTCTACGTCGCCGACGAGGGCGACGACGACCTGGCCACGGCCGCGCGCGAGGAGCTGGCGGAGCGGATGGCCGCCGAGTCGGACAACGCCTACTTCACCGAGCAGCACAACAACCTCGCCAACGGCGTCGGCTACCACCCGGTGGCCCGGGAGCTCGACGCCGCGCTGGACGGCCGTATCGACGTCCTGATCGGCGCGGTCGGCACCGGCGGCGGGCTGTTCGGCACCGCCGGCGAGCTGCGCCGTACCGTCCCCGGGGTCAGGATCGTCGGCGTCGAGCCCAAGGGGTCCATCGCGTTCGGGCCGCCCGCGCACGACTACCACCAGTCGGGCACCGGCACCCCGGAGGGCGCGACGATCGGCGCCATGGTCGACTACTCGCTCCTGGACGAGGGCGCGAAGGTCGGTGACGTGGAGGCCTTCGCGACCGCGCGGGCCGTGGCCCGCAGGACCGGGCTGATGCTCGGCGGCTCGGCGGGCGGGGTGGTGTACGAGGCGCTGGCCCGGATGACCGCGTCGGCGCCCGGAACGACTATGGTCGCCCTGATCAACGACGGTGGGGAGAAGTACCTGGACACCGTCTTCGACGACGACTGGATGAGCGCCCACGATCTGCTCTCCCCCGACGTCGAACGCGAGGTGGACGAACTGCTCGCGAAGCTCCGCCGCGTCACACCGGAAACCCACGGATAG
- a CDS encoding MATE family efflux transporter, which yields MPPALARLLGDSRALASLAVPLALTQLAQVALTTTDTVMMGLLGTESLAAGGLAMVIFNQLRTMGVGMVTAVGNQVAAADARAESAGSGADETAHDELRDLVRASLLLSTLAGVAGAVLMVLIGHAVIWFGQDPDVVDAAKPVLYTMAPGLIPCLWFQAIRQFTVGMRRPQALLRITLASIAVNVSLNWALIHGTWVFPKLGLPGIGLSTSLVYALSCVALYLSARRDARLAPVLSLSIWKTRPATLRRLTGLGTPIAATYGSEAGFFFVVALFAGSFGTSALAAHTAVNQLVYIVFQIAVGLSHAASIGVSRELALHNLAAAQRLKTTALACAAAVMAVVAVVYVTVPGLVLAPFFDTGDDRAVEIATQLLLVAAVLQFFDCAQNIGVGLLRGLDDTKGGFRVTLVGYWLVGLPTAALLGPALGLDTLGIWLGLLTGLATTAVLLLSRYNRGLARLPRTTEPAPSQA from the coding sequence ATGCCGCCCGCCCTCGCCCGCCTCCTCGGCGACAGCCGCGCCCTCGCCTCGCTCGCCGTGCCGCTGGCGCTCACCCAGCTCGCCCAGGTCGCCCTGACCACCACCGACACCGTCATGATGGGCCTGCTCGGCACCGAGTCCCTGGCGGCCGGCGGTCTCGCCATGGTGATCTTCAACCAGCTGCGCACCATGGGCGTCGGCATGGTCACCGCCGTCGGCAACCAGGTCGCGGCGGCCGACGCGCGGGCGGAGTCCGCGGGCTCGGGCGCGGACGAGACCGCTCATGACGAGCTCAGGGACCTGGTCCGGGCGAGCCTGCTCCTCTCGACCCTGGCGGGCGTCGCGGGTGCCGTCCTGATGGTGCTCATCGGGCACGCCGTGATCTGGTTCGGCCAGGACCCGGACGTGGTCGACGCCGCGAAGCCGGTCCTCTACACGATGGCACCCGGTCTGATCCCCTGCCTGTGGTTCCAGGCGATACGGCAGTTCACCGTCGGCATGCGCCGCCCCCAGGCCCTGCTGCGCATCACCCTCGCCTCGATCGCCGTCAACGTGAGCCTCAACTGGGCCCTCATACACGGCACCTGGGTCTTCCCCAAGCTGGGCCTGCCCGGCATCGGCCTGTCCACCAGCCTGGTGTACGCCCTGTCCTGCGTGGCCCTCTACCTCTCCGCCCGGCGCGACGCCCGGCTCGCCCCGGTGCTGTCCCTCAGCATCTGGAAGACCCGCCCGGCCACCCTGCGCAGGCTCACCGGGCTGGGTACGCCGATCGCCGCCACCTACGGCTCCGAGGCGGGTTTCTTCTTCGTCGTCGCGCTCTTCGCCGGCAGCTTCGGCACCTCGGCGCTGGCCGCGCACACGGCCGTCAACCAGCTCGTCTACATCGTCTTCCAGATAGCCGTCGGCCTGTCCCACGCCGCGTCCATCGGCGTCAGCCGGGAGCTGGCGCTGCACAACCTGGCCGCGGCCCAGCGCCTGAAGACCACGGCCCTGGCCTGCGCGGCGGCGGTGATGGCCGTGGTCGCGGTGGTGTACGTGACCGTGCCCGGCCTGGTGCTCGCCCCCTTCTTCGACACCGGTGACGACAGGGCGGTCGAGATCGCGACGCAGCTCCTCCTGGTCGCCGCGGTGCTGCAGTTCTTCGACTGCGCCCAGAACATCGGCGTCGGGCTGCTGCGCGGCCTCGACGACACGAAGGGCGGCTTCCGCGTCACCCTCGTCGGCTACTGGCTCGTGGGCCTGCCCACCGCCGCCCTCCTCGGCCCCGCCCTCGGCCTCGACACCCTGGGCATCTGGCTCGGCCTCCTCACCGGCCTCGCCACCACCGCCGTACTCCTCCTGAGCCGCTACAACCGGGGCCTCGCCCGACTGCCCCGGACGACGGAACCGGCACCGTCCCAGGCCTGA
- a CDS encoding GtrA family protein encodes MRPLHNADEADTKRKELPALLREVVRFGAVGGLGVGVNLAVFNLCRAVTTLPVVRCSIVATVVAIVFNYLGFRYFTYRHLDPQGRVGEFALFCLFSVVGLVIENGVLYVATYWFGWDSALESNLFKVAGIACATLFRFWSYRTWVFRVPR; translated from the coding sequence GTGCGTCCCCTGCACAATGCGGATGAGGCGGACACGAAGCGCAAGGAGCTTCCCGCTCTGCTTCGGGAGGTCGTCAGGTTCGGTGCCGTCGGTGGGCTGGGCGTCGGGGTGAATCTCGCCGTGTTCAACCTCTGCCGGGCGGTGACGACTCTGCCCGTGGTGCGATGCAGCATCGTCGCGACCGTCGTGGCGATAGTTTTCAATTACCTGGGTTTCCGGTATTTCACCTATCGGCACCTGGACCCGCAGGGCCGTGTCGGGGAGTTCGCTCTCTTCTGTCTTTTCAGCGTCGTCGGCCTGGTCATCGAGAACGGGGTGCTGTACGTCGCGACGTACTGGTTCGGCTGGGACTCGGCGCTTGAGAGCAACCTCTTCAAGGTCGCGGGGATCGCGTGCGCGACTCTCTTCCGCTTCTGGTCCTACCGCACCTGGGTGTTCCGGGTGCCGCGCTGA
- a CDS encoding HAMP domain-containing sensor histidine kinase: MRQRVVRVALTAVMVALVLLAVPLALAIRSSLYAAQRDALERAALAGAVRVSPDYATGDPVELPPPPAGGRLGLYDPQLRLRAGSGPRTGDDTVRRALAGRVTRSTGGSEIVAAVPVSHDERVIGVVRVSSAVQDVRDRVLVGWAILLGAAVLALTVAVLVARRQARALAAPLEDLSRHCRAVTGGDLTARAAPSTIAEIDQVARTHNEMLHSLAELLRRERDFTANVSHQLRTPLTGLQLTLETGLEQDDTRPVLAEALDATRRLHHTVEEVLRLSASAGLPRTVEADRAVAGLLRETEERWHGLFARDGRRLECDTSEAPDDVRVPGGPVAEILGVLLDNARVHGHGTVRVTVRDLDDAVALDIADEGATDGDSARLFERGHTEGGAGTGIGLALARDLALSLGGRLSLTNHAPTTFTLLLPVRSAEGTRDG, translated from the coding sequence ATGAGACAGCGTGTGGTGCGGGTGGCCCTCACCGCCGTCATGGTCGCCCTGGTCCTCCTGGCCGTCCCCCTGGCCCTCGCCATCAGGTCATCCCTGTACGCGGCCCAGCGGGACGCCCTGGAGCGAGCGGCCCTGGCCGGCGCCGTCCGCGTGAGTCCGGACTACGCGACCGGGGACCCGGTGGAGCTGCCGCCGCCCCCGGCCGGCGGGCGCCTGGGCCTCTACGACCCGCAGTTGCGGCTGCGCGCGGGCAGCGGCCCCCGGACCGGCGACGACACGGTCCGCCGGGCCCTGGCCGGCAGGGTGACGCGGTCGACCGGGGGCAGTGAGATCGTCGCCGCCGTCCCCGTCTCCCACGACGAGCGGGTCATCGGCGTCGTCCGCGTCTCCTCAGCGGTCCAGGACGTGCGCGACCGCGTCCTCGTCGGCTGGGCCATCCTGCTCGGGGCGGCCGTACTGGCGCTGACCGTGGCCGTCCTCGTGGCCCGCCGGCAGGCGCGGGCCCTCGCCGCTCCCCTGGAGGACCTCTCACGGCACTGCCGGGCCGTCACCGGCGGCGACCTGACCGCGCGGGCCGCCCCCAGCACCATCGCCGAGATCGACCAGGTCGCCCGCACCCACAACGAGATGCTGCACAGCCTGGCCGAACTCCTGCGCCGCGAACGCGATTTCACCGCCAACGTCTCCCACCAACTGCGCACCCCGCTGACCGGCCTCCAGCTCACCCTGGAAACCGGACTCGAACAGGACGACACCCGCCCCGTGCTGGCGGAGGCCCTGGACGCCACCCGCAGGCTGCACCACACCGTGGAGGAGGTCCTGCGGCTGTCCGCCTCCGCGGGGCTGCCCCGAACGGTCGAGGCGGACCGGGCGGTCGCGGGCCTGCTGCGGGAGACCGAGGAGCGGTGGCACGGGCTGTTCGCCCGCGACGGCAGACGCCTGGAGTGCGACACGAGTGAGGCGCCGGACGACGTACGCGTCCCGGGCGGACCCGTCGCCGAGATCCTCGGCGTGCTGCTCGACAACGCCCGCGTTCACGGACACGGCACCGTGCGCGTCACGGTCCGCGACCTCGACGACGCCGTCGCCCTCGACATCGCCGACGAGGGCGCCACGGACGGCGACTCCGCGCGCCTGTTCGAGCGCGGACACACCGAGGGCGGGGCCGGCACGGGCATCGGCCTCGCGCTCGCCCGCGACCTGGCGCTCTCCCTCGGGGGCCGGCTCTCGCTGACGAACCACGCGCCGACAACGTTCACGCTGCTGCTCCCGGTGCGGTCCGCGGAAGGGACGCGGGACGGATGA
- a CDS encoding ABC transporter ATP-binding protein: protein MPVRPSAEALTARELYRFFRAGEEETLALRGVSLRVRRGETVAVVGPSGAGKSTLLSCLAGLDEPSGGEVRVDGVRISHRPETERARLRARNIGVLLQTRNLVAHLSVRDNVRLAHSAVRGRPAVPAGELLDEVGLSGRAHALPRQLSGGELARAGLAVALANSPAVLLADEPTGELDGGTEHVILQMLRDRAALGCAVLIVTHSAEAVRIADRVITLDDGRAHETSKYRAGTQQQEAHDVAP from the coding sequence ATGCCGGTCAGGCCGTCCGCCGAGGCCCTCACCGCACGAGAGCTGTACCGCTTCTTCCGGGCCGGCGAGGAGGAGACGCTCGCCCTGCGCGGGGTGTCCCTGCGGGTGCGTCGCGGTGAGACGGTCGCCGTGGTCGGGCCGTCCGGAGCGGGCAAGTCCACCCTGCTGTCCTGTCTGGCAGGGCTCGACGAACCCTCGGGCGGTGAGGTGCGCGTGGACGGCGTACGCATCAGCCACCGGCCGGAGACCGAACGAGCGCGGCTGCGCGCCCGGAACATCGGCGTTCTGCTGCAGACCCGCAACCTTGTCGCGCATCTCAGCGTGCGCGACAACGTCCGCCTGGCGCACAGCGCCGTGCGCGGCCGGCCGGCCGTGCCGGCGGGAGAGCTGCTGGACGAGGTGGGGCTCTCGGGGCGGGCACACGCGCTGCCCAGGCAACTGTCGGGCGGCGAGCTGGCGCGCGCCGGTCTGGCCGTGGCGCTGGCCAACTCCCCGGCCGTCCTGCTGGCGGACGAACCGACCGGCGAACTCGACGGCGGCACCGAGCACGTGATCCTGCAGATGCTGCGCGACCGCGCCGCCCTGGGCTGCGCGGTGCTGATCGTCACCCACAGCGCCGAAGCCGTCCGGATCGCCGACCGGGTGATCACTCTGGACGACGGCAGGGCCCACGAGACCTCCAAGTACCGGGCAGGCACGCAGCAGCAGGAGGCCCATGATGTCGCCCCGTGA
- a CDS encoding ABC transporter ATP-binding protein: protein MSPRDHSVPVDKTATSLDEVLVDCRDAALTFGRGARSVVAVHGANLRVRSGDRLAIVGPSGSGKSSLLHLLAGLEQPTSGTVTRTALDGPRGIGIVFQGDSLIPALDVVENTALPLVLAGVPDAEAQRSATAALALVDAADLAERLPEEISGGQAQRVAAARVLARSPRLILADEPTGRLDHATGGHVLDALLTAADRTGAALVVTTHDPAVAARLTTRLTMRDGRLLTPAESQEAS, encoded by the coding sequence ATGTCGCCCCGTGATCACTCCGTACCGGTCGACAAGACCGCGACGTCCTTGGACGAGGTGCTCGTCGACTGCCGGGACGCGGCTCTCACCTTCGGCCGGGGCGCGAGGTCCGTGGTGGCGGTGCACGGGGCGAACCTGCGGGTCCGGTCCGGGGACCGGCTCGCCATCGTCGGCCCGTCCGGGTCGGGCAAGTCGTCCCTGCTGCATCTGCTGGCCGGGCTCGAACAGCCCACCAGCGGCACCGTCACCCGGACCGCCCTGGACGGCCCGCGCGGCATCGGGATCGTCTTCCAGGGCGACAGCCTGATCCCCGCCCTCGACGTGGTCGAGAACACCGCGCTGCCGCTGGTCCTGGCCGGAGTGCCGGACGCCGAGGCGCAGCGGTCGGCCACTGCGGCACTCGCCCTGGTGGACGCCGCCGACCTGGCGGAGCGGCTGCCGGAGGAGATCTCCGGCGGGCAGGCCCAGCGCGTCGCCGCCGCCCGGGTCCTGGCCCGGTCCCCCCGGCTGATCCTCGCCGACGAACCCACCGGCCGGCTCGACCACGCCACCGGCGGCCACGTCCTGGACGCACTGCTGACCGCGGCCGACCGGACAGGTGCGGCCCTCGTCGTCACCACCCACGACCCGGCCGTCGCCGCGCGGCTCACCACCCGGCTGACCATGCGCGACGGCCGACTGCTCACCCCGGCCGAATCGCAGGAGGCGTCATGA
- a CDS encoding ABC transporter permease, with amino-acid sequence MNTAWARGLARHRTGRLLAALAGIALAVALVASLGSFLTASKATMTQRAVRSVAVDWQVEVQAGADPRAMLSLVRTAPGIHNAVPVGFAHSSAFTAQVQGSTQTTGPGVVLGLPDGYQKLFPGEIRPLTGGTGGVLLAQQTASNLHVAPGDSVGIRLPGTGVRQVRVAGVVDLPQADSLFQKVGAPPQSQPTAPPDNVVLLPSSTFTSLTASAPAAGVITQIHAARDAKLPSDPASAFNTVTRAAHNLEARASGAAIVGNNLGAALDSARQDALYAQILFLFLGVPGALLAAALTAAVAAAGGERRRQEQALLRLRGLRPGRIAALSGLEAALVGAGGGVAGLGIAALTGRLAFGSASFGTSAGSWILWYGLAFVLGAAVAAGAVLVPALRDLRGVTVADSRRAGRRTGRVWWMRYGLDFALLVCSWLIFRASSGNQYALVLAPEGVPSISVSYWAFLGPALLWIGAALLLWRLTLLALTHGRAVLARLSRPLAGNLAGTTAAVLARRRRPLARSVVLLALAVSFAISTATFNATYKQQAEVDARLTNGADVTVTEPPGARTPPSAAASLKVSGVRHVEPLQHRFAYVGSDLQDLYGVRPDTVASATSLQDAYFSGGSAGTLMRKLAKQPDALLVSAETVTDFQLSPGDTVNLRIQDARTKALRTVPFHYVGVAKEFPTAPKDSFFVANASYVARATGSDAVGAFLLDTGGAHQQRIAAHLREQLGTSATVTDLTQTRGAVGTSLTAVDLAGLTRIELAFAVLLAAGGGGLVLALGLAERRRTFAIATVLGATRRQLRGMVLTEAILLVAGGLAGGALIGWALSQMLVKVLTGVFDPPPAALAVPGAYLALTAFAATAAVLAAALNGVRRAARPAVEELRDL; translated from the coding sequence ATGAACACCGCATGGGCCCGCGGGCTGGCCCGCCACCGCACAGGACGGCTCCTGGCGGCCCTGGCCGGCATCGCACTTGCCGTCGCCCTCGTCGCCTCGCTCGGTTCGTTCCTCACCGCGTCCAAGGCGACCATGACGCAGCGCGCCGTGCGCTCCGTCGCCGTGGACTGGCAGGTCGAGGTGCAGGCCGGTGCCGATCCCCGGGCGATGCTGTCCCTGGTGCGGACGGCTCCCGGCATCCACAACGCCGTCCCGGTCGGCTTCGCCCACAGTTCCGCGTTCACGGCCCAGGTACAGGGCAGCACACAGACCACGGGCCCGGGCGTGGTGCTCGGCCTGCCCGACGGCTACCAAAAGCTGTTCCCCGGCGAGATCCGCCCGCTCACCGGCGGTACCGGCGGAGTTCTGCTGGCCCAGCAGACCGCCTCCAACCTGCACGTCGCCCCCGGCGACAGCGTCGGCATCCGGCTCCCCGGAACGGGCGTACGCCAGGTCCGGGTGGCCGGCGTCGTCGACCTCCCGCAGGCCGACTCGCTGTTCCAGAAGGTCGGCGCGCCGCCCCAGTCCCAGCCCACCGCGCCGCCCGACAACGTCGTTCTGCTCCCCTCCTCCACCTTCACCTCGCTGACCGCCTCGGCGCCCGCCGCAGGCGTCATCACGCAGATCCATGCCGCCCGCGACGCCAAACTGCCCTCCGACCCCGCCTCCGCCTTCAACACCGTGACCCGTGCCGCCCACAACCTGGAAGCCCGTGCCTCGGGCGCGGCGATCGTCGGGAACAACCTGGGCGCCGCCCTCGACTCCGCCCGCCAGGACGCCCTGTACGCACAGATCCTCTTCCTCTTCCTCGGTGTACCCGGCGCACTCCTCGCCGCCGCGCTGACCGCCGCGGTCGCCGCGGCCGGCGGTGAACGGCGCCGCCAGGAGCAGGCGTTGCTGCGGCTGCGCGGGCTGCGGCCGGGCCGTATCGCCGCCCTGTCCGGTCTGGAAGCCGCGCTGGTGGGGGCGGGTGGCGGCGTCGCCGGACTCGGCATCGCCGCGCTGACGGGCCGTCTCGCCTTCGGGTCGGCCTCGTTCGGGACGAGCGCGGGTTCCTGGATCCTCTGGTACGGCCTGGCCTTCGTGCTCGGCGCCGCCGTGGCCGCCGGCGCCGTCCTCGTCCCCGCGCTGCGCGACCTGCGGGGTGTGACGGTCGCCGACTCGCGCAGGGCCGGACGGCGTACGGGTCGCGTGTGGTGGATGCGCTACGGCCTGGACTTCGCGCTGCTCGTCTGCTCCTGGCTCATCTTCCGCGCCTCGTCCGGCAACCAGTACGCCCTCGTCCTCGCCCCGGAGGGCGTGCCGAGCATCTCCGTGTCGTACTGGGCCTTTCTGGGCCCGGCCCTGCTGTGGATCGGCGCCGCGCTGCTGCTGTGGCGGCTCACCCTCCTCGCGCTCACCCACGGCCGAGCCGTGCTGGCCCGGCTGTCCCGCCCGCTGGCCGGGAACCTGGCGGGAACGACGGCCGCGGTCCTCGCCCGGCGCCGGCGTCCACTGGCCCGTTCGGTGGTGCTGCTGGCGCTCGCGGTGTCCTTCGCGATCTCCACGGCGACCTTCAACGCCACGTACAAACAGCAGGCCGAGGTCGACGCGCGGCTCACCAACGGCGCCGACGTCACCGTGACCGAGCCCCCCGGAGCACGGACGCCGCCCAGCGCGGCCGCTTCCCTCAAGGTCTCCGGCGTACGTCATGTCGAGCCGCTCCAGCACCGGTTCGCCTACGTCGGCTCCGACCTCCAGGACCTCTACGGCGTACGCCCGGACACGGTCGCCTCGGCCACCTCCCTCCAGGACGCGTACTTCTCCGGAGGCAGCGCCGGCACCCTCATGCGCAAGCTCGCGAAGCAGCCCGACGCGCTGCTGGTCAGCGCGGAGACGGTCACCGACTTCCAGCTCTCACCAGGAGACACCGTCAACCTGCGGATCCAGGACGCCCGTACGAAGGCGCTGCGCACAGTGCCCTTCCACTACGTGGGCGTCGCCAAGGAGTTCCCGACGGCGCCGAAGGACAGCTTCTTCGTCGCCAACGCCTCCTACGTGGCCCGGGCCACCGGCAGCGACGCGGTCGGCGCCTTCCTCCTGGACACCGGCGGCGCCCACCAGCAGCGGATCGCCGCCCACCTGCGGGAGCAGCTCGGCACCAGTGCCACCGTCACCGACCTCACGCAGACCCGCGGTGCCGTCGGGACCAGCCTGACCGCCGTCGACCTCGCCGGACTCACCCGCATCGAGCTGGCCTTCGCGGTGCTCCTGGCCGCCGGGGGCGGCGGACTCGTCCTCGCGCTCGGCCTCGCCGAACGCCGCCGTACGTTCGCCATCGCCACGGTGCTCGGCGCGACACGACGGCAGCTGCGCGGGATGGTCCTCACCGAGGCGATCCTGCTGGTCGCGGGCGGTCTGGCCGGCGGCGCGCTCATCGGCTGGGCCCTGTCGCAGATGCTGGTCAAGGTCCTGACGGGCGTGTTCGACCCGCCCCCCGCCGCCCTCGCCGTCCCGGGCGCCTATCTGGCGCTGACCGCGTTCGCCGCGACCGCGGCCGTCCTGGCCGCCGCGCTGAACGGGGTACGCCGGGCCGCCCGACCCGCCGTCGAGGAACTCCGGGATCTGTGA